A part of Chloroflexota bacterium genomic DNA contains:
- a CDS encoding glycosyltransferase family 39 protein yields the protein MPRSLKSFYPLSLYLLAIVLRFIVLTHFAANDPYFYDLQVGDDNLVYEQQAQGLLAGTWPSTAFYFQPAYPFYLAGLHLLVGPSLYNVRAAQAVAGALGVLLCFWLTRKLFGQRAAWIAGALYAVYPVFIFYDLSILTASPTVLLCMACLVAFHKLAETKGWLWVVVGGLLIGLSAGMHPLMLLVAPVGALWLVWKDWRRSLPLAIGLTVVSAIAIAPYSLWNYHFNRSFSLISTSGPVNFFVGNSRTAAGIGESNLSWLAFRADLRLGRTDYIPAALEDIRGDPGRWAQLLGRKFALAWANAEVANNVSFYEAQTYSPLLAAIPVGFSLVGGLALAGLWFQRRSAASWMLFATALMLALGMCLGAVLSRLRVPMVPPLIVLAGAALSTLLSEWRQYKKIAPPLLVAALIMWGLDTLTGLLPRPPLARALPPGYHAIGDVGAATVYVPDSLPTLQPGVPYWVPVYWQANGSFDRNYKTLVQVIDGNGQKWTQGDNIAGQTGFPYYQTSRWKPGDIIIDRFLIIPPDDLPTPFSAQIWLGLYDPDTGERLPVSSPDGVLKTQLIAATTAEPLAVPAEAQPVNAKVGPATLVAYQTQLNTLTLTLYWQSGGPMTEDGVIFVHVFDASGQFVFGADSRPRGGLYSTQVWQAGEGIVDEHALGLPADLQPGQYTIKVGMYDSASLNRLAAQTANGEMAVDGVLTLGTFVVQK from the coding sequence ATGCCCCGTTCGCTAAAATCATTCTATCCTCTCAGCCTCTACCTTCTGGCCATTGTTCTGCGCTTCATTGTTCTCACTCACTTTGCCGCCAACGATCCGTATTTTTATGATCTGCAGGTTGGCGACGACAACCTGGTCTATGAACAACAGGCGCAGGGCCTTCTGGCCGGAACCTGGCCCAGCACCGCTTTTTATTTCCAACCAGCTTACCCTTTCTATCTGGCCGGCCTCCACCTGCTGGTTGGGCCGAGTCTTTACAACGTTCGCGCCGCCCAGGCAGTTGCAGGCGCGCTGGGCGTGCTGTTGTGCTTCTGGCTGACTCGTAAACTTTTTGGCCAGCGGGCGGCCTGGATCGCGGGCGCGCTTTACGCCGTCTACCCCGTTTTCATCTTCTACGATCTCTCCATTCTCACGGCCAGCCCGACGGTTTTGCTGTGCATGGCCTGTTTGGTCGCCTTCCACAAATTGGCCGAAACCAAAGGGTGGCTCTGGGTTGTCGTGGGCGGCCTGCTCATCGGCCTCAGCGCCGGGATGCACCCCCTTATGCTCCTCGTCGCTCCGGTCGGCGCGCTGTGGCTGGTCTGGAAGGATTGGCGGCGCAGTCTGCCGCTGGCAATCGGGCTGACGGTCGTCTCGGCGATTGCTATTGCCCCGTATAGTTTGTGGAACTATCACTTCAATCGCAGTTTCTCGCTCATCTCCACCAGCGGCCCCGTCAACTTTTTCGTCGGCAACAGCCGCACCGCCGCCGGAATCGGCGAGAGCAACCTGTCGTGGTTGGCCTTTCGCGCCGACCTGCGTCTGGGCCGAACCGACTACATCCCCGCCGCGCTCGAAGACATTCGGGGTGATCCGGGACGGTGGGCGCAATTGCTGGGCCGCAAGTTTGCCCTGGCCTGGGCGAATGCCGAAGTGGCTAACAACGTCAGCTTCTACGAAGCGCAAACTTACTCGCCCCTGCTGGCCGCCATCCCGGTTGGCTTCAGTCTGGTGGGCGGGCTGGCGCTGGCCGGGCTGTGGTTTCAGCGCCGCTCCGCTGCGAGCTGGATGTTGTTTGCAACGGCGCTCATGCTGGCGCTGGGCATGTGTCTCGGCGCAGTGCTCTCGCGACTGCGCGTGCCAATGGTTCCGCCCCTCATCGTGCTGGCCGGGGCGGCCCTCTCAACCTTGTTGAGCGAGTGGCGGCAATATAAAAAGATTGCCCCGCCATTGCTCGTCGCGGCCCTCATCATGTGGGGTTTGGACACACTGACCGGACTCCTGCCGCGCCCGCCGCTCGCCCGCGCCCTGCCGCCCGGCTACCATGCCATTGGCGACGTGGGGGCCGCCACTGTTTACGTCCCGGACTCTTTGCCCACCCTGCAACCTGGCGTGCCTTACTGGGTTCCGGTGTACTGGCAGGCGAACGGATCCTTTGATCGCAACTACAAAACGCTGGTGCAGGTGATTGACGGGAACGGGCAGAAGTGGACGCAAGGGGATAACATCGCCGGCCAAACCGGATTCCCGTATTATCAAACATCACGCTGGAAACCGGGCGACATCATCATTGATCGCTTCCTCATCATCCCGCCCGACGATTTGCCCACACCCTTCTCGGCCCAAATCTGGCTCGGCTTATACGACCCGGACACTGGCGAGCGCCTGCCTGTTTCGTCGCCCGATGGTGTGTTGAAGACTCAACTCATTGCCGCCACCACAGCCGAACCGCTGGCCGTTCCGGCTGAAGCGCAACCCGTCAACGCCAAAGTTGGCCCGGCGACGCTTGTGGCCTATCAGACTCAACTCAATACTCTAACTCTGACTCTTTACTGGCAGTCAGGCGGGCCAATGACCGAAGATGGCGTGATCTTCGTTCACGTCTTCGACGCTTCCGGCCAATTTGTTTTCGGAGCCGACAGCCGCCCGCGAGGCGGCTTGTACTCGACTCAGGTCTGGCAGGCAGGCGAAGGCATTGTGGACGAACACGCTCTTGGGTTGCCCGCCGACCTTCAGCCGGGCCAGTACACGATCAAAGTTGGGATGTACGACTCGGCCAGCCTGAACCGGCTGGCGGCTCAAACGGCGAACGGCGAAATGGCGGTGGACGGCGTGTTGACGTTGGGAACCTTCGTCGTCCAAAAGTGA
- a CDS encoding ABC transporter ATP-binding protein yields MNDSLAIKTESLGRVYKIRGAKKEEPKKRVALADVNLEVRSGEFFGLLGPNGAGKTTLIKILTTLLAPSSGRALVAGHDVAKQPHEVRPRINMVSGGESSGYGLLTVRENLWMFGQFYGLDNKTSLQRIDKMLEIVGLKDRANTKSSDLSTGLRQKMNIVRGFITNPEVIFLDEPTLGLDVSASREVRNFVRKWVAEQPNRTMLLTTHYMAEADELCDRVAIINAGKVLACDSPSNLKKRLQRDAIFHLDVSPLRNGALGAFKSLPGVRNVVHNALDGKSELQLMLEADDALSNVIGALTSHGAHILNLVKREPTLEDVFVDLVGLSMAEAEKVTG; encoded by the coding sequence ATGAATGATTCGTTAGCCATCAAAACCGAGTCGTTGGGCCGTGTCTACAAGATTCGCGGCGCCAAAAAAGAGGAGCCAAAAAAACGCGTGGCCCTGGCCGATGTCAATTTGGAAGTTCGGAGCGGCGAGTTCTTTGGTTTGCTGGGGCCGAACGGCGCCGGCAAGACGACGTTGATCAAAATCCTCACCACCCTCCTCGCCCCTTCCAGTGGCCGGGCGCTGGTGGCCGGGCACGACGTGGCGAAACAGCCGCACGAAGTCCGGCCCCGCATCAACATGGTCAGCGGCGGCGAGTCGTCAGGCTACGGCCTGCTCACCGTGCGCGAGAACCTGTGGATGTTCGGCCAGTTCTACGGGCTGGATAACAAAACGTCGCTTCAGCGCATTGACAAAATGCTGGAGATCGTCGGCCTGAAGGATCGGGCCAACACCAAGTCGTCCGACCTCTCCACCGGCCTGCGCCAGAAGATGAACATTGTGCGCGGCTTCATCACCAACCCGGAAGTGATCTTCCTCGACGAGCCGACGCTGGGTCTGGACGTGAGCGCCAGCCGCGAAGTACGCAACTTTGTGCGCAAGTGGGTGGCCGAGCAACCCAACCGCACCATGCTCCTCACCACGCATTACATGGCCGAAGCCGACGAATTGTGCGACCGGGTGGCCATCATCAACGCCGGAAAGGTGCTGGCCTGCGACTCGCCATCCAACCTCAAGAAGCGGCTTCAGCGCGACGCCATCTTTCATCTTGATGTCAGCCCGCTTCGCAACGGGGCGCTGGGCGCGTTCAAATCTTTGCCCGGCGTGCGGAACGTAGTGCACAACGCGCTGGACGGCAAATCGGAACTGCAACTCATGCTCGAAGCCGACGACGCGCTTAGCAACGTGATCGGGGCGCTCACCTCGCACGGCGCGCACATCCTGAATCTCGTTAAGCGCGAACCGACGCTTGAGGATGTGTTTGTGGACCTGGTGGGCCTGAGCATGGCCGAAGCGGAGAAAGTGACCGGATGA
- a CDS encoding ABC transporter permease, protein MTTLPLTSPKPDRGWRLFLRTIIARSYPRIIGQQREKAWIFFETFLPFVATAGYVYVYRAIQAPEDYIGFAVVGGAMTAFWLNVMWSMSAQMYWEKETGNLALYIMAPNSLMAILLGMAMGGLFATTLRAAVILVLGTWFFHVPFAVSNFLQLFAVFVLTMTALYGLGMLFASLFLLFGRDAWQMTNMLQEPVYLFSGFYFPVKSFGFAVALTASILPLTLGIDAMRQLIFASGPTLGFLSVPIEIGALVVLAIAFIVAARYWLNRMERLAVQEGTLTDRRR, encoded by the coding sequence ATGACAACCTTGCCACTAACTTCACCCAAACCCGATCGCGGCTGGCGGCTCTTCCTCCGCACCATCATCGCCCGGTCGTACCCGCGCATCATCGGCCAGCAACGCGAGAAGGCCTGGATCTTCTTCGAGACCTTTCTGCCGTTCGTGGCAACTGCCGGCTACGTTTACGTCTATCGCGCCATTCAAGCGCCCGAAGACTACATCGGCTTCGCCGTCGTCGGCGGGGCCATGACCGCCTTCTGGCTCAACGTCATGTGGAGCATGTCGGCCCAGATGTACTGGGAAAAAGAGACGGGCAACCTGGCGCTCTACATCATGGCCCCCAATTCGTTGATGGCGATTCTGCTGGGGATGGCGATGGGCGGCTTGTTCGCCACCACCCTCCGGGCCGCCGTCATTCTGGTTCTGGGAACGTGGTTCTTCCACGTCCCGTTTGCCGTCTCCAACTTCCTGCAACTCTTCGCCGTGTTCGTGCTGACAATGACGGCCCTCTACGGCCTCGGCATGTTGTTTGCCTCGCTGTTCCTGCTCTTCGGGCGCGACGCCTGGCAGATGACCAACATGCTTCAGGAGCCGGTCTATCTGTTCTCCGGTTTTTACTTTCCGGTCAAGAGCTTCGGCTTTGCCGTCGCCCTCACCGCCTCAATTCTGCCGCTCACACTCGGCATAGACGCCATGCGCCAGCTTATCTTCGCCAGCGGCCCCACACTTGGCTTTCTCTCGGTTCCCATTGAGATCGGGGCGCTGGTCGTCCTCGCCATCGCCTTCATCGTCGCCGCCAGGTACTGGCTCAACCGGATGGAGAGGCTGGCGGTGCAGGAGGGGACGTTGACGGATAGGAGACGATAA
- a CDS encoding ABC transporter permease — protein sequence MLKTFSRSFIPAAWLGWQIESNWTDPFVFFVFSILKPVASVMILVFMYNIVSPAGNDAPIYAYIYLGNAFYIYVGAVMAGASYSVLDDRERYRTLKYIYVAPINIPVYLLGRAVARFITGSIAVIITIAAGVIFFKVPINFAIVDWPVFLAALALGVACLTFMGITLGAWTMTVRTEPWFLGEAIAAALYLFSGAIFPITILPTFLQPIGFAMPMTYWLELLRRALLGSGAAAFPTLAGFSNLQLFGALGGLTLVFSLVSTFAYRYFDQVARDNGMIDAQSNF from the coding sequence ATGTTAAAAACCTTCTCTCGTTCCTTCATTCCCGCCGCCTGGCTCGGCTGGCAGATCGAATCGAACTGGACCGACCCGTTTGTGTTCTTCGTCTTCTCGATTCTCAAACCGGTTGCCAGCGTGATGATTCTGGTGTTCATGTACAACATCGTCTCGCCTGCCGGCAACGATGCGCCCATCTACGCCTACATTTATCTGGGCAATGCGTTTTACATCTACGTGGGCGCGGTGATGGCCGGGGCTTCGTATTCGGTGCTGGATGACCGTGAACGCTATCGCACGCTCAAGTACATTTACGTCGCGCCGATCAACATTCCGGTTTATCTGCTGGGCCGGGCCGTGGCCCGCTTCATCACCGGCAGTATCGCCGTGATCATCACCATCGCCGCCGGCGTGATCTTTTTCAAAGTGCCGATCAACTTCGCCATTGTGGACTGGCCGGTATTTCTGGCGGCGCTGGCGCTGGGGGTGGCCTGCCTGACTTTCATGGGCATCACCCTCGGTGCGTGGACGATGACGGTGCGCACCGAGCCCTGGTTCCTGGGCGAAGCCATCGCCGCCGCCCTTTACCTGTTCAGCGGCGCGATCTTTCCGATCACGATCCTGCCAACCTTTCTTCAGCCGATTGGCTTTGCCATGCCAATGACATACTGGTTGGAACTTCTGCGCCGGGCGTTGTTGGGTTCCGGGGCCGCCGCCTTTCCGACCCTGGCCGGATTCTCCAACCTCCAGCTTTTCGGCGCCCTCGGCGGCCTCACGCTCGTCTTTAGCCTGGTGTCCACGTTTGCCTATCGCTATTTTGATCAAGTCGCTCGCGACAACGGCATGATTGACGCTCAGAGCAATTTCTAA